The Xanthomonas sp. CFBP 8443 genome has a window encoding:
- the secG gene encoding preprotein translocase subunit SecG produces the protein MLMVILNVVYVLVAIAMIALILMQRGSGAAAGSGFGAGASGTVFGSRGASNFLSKSTKWLAVVFFAISLFMAWYAGHSARPAAEANLGVMSQAATPAPAAPAGELQIPQAPASTAPAAAPAVAPPAPQAPENAQQKSPAPSQKD, from the coding sequence ATGCTGATGGTCATCCTCAATGTGGTCTACGTGCTGGTGGCGATCGCGATGATCGCGCTGATCCTGATGCAGCGCGGTTCCGGCGCGGCGGCGGGTTCGGGGTTCGGCGCGGGCGCGTCCGGCACCGTGTTCGGATCGCGCGGCGCGTCCAACTTCCTGTCCAAGTCGACCAAGTGGCTGGCGGTGGTGTTCTTCGCCATCAGCCTGTTCATGGCCTGGTATGCCGGCCACAGCGCGCGCCCGGCGGCCGAGGCCAACCTCGGCGTGATGTCGCAGGCCGCGACCCCGGCCCCGGCCGCGCCGGCCGGCGAGCTGCAGATCCCGCAGGCGCCGGCGTCGACCGCGCCGGCCGCCGCACCCGCCGTTGCGCCGCCCGCGCCGCAGGCGCCGGAAAATGCACAACAAAAGTCGCCTGCCCCGTCGCAGAAAGACTGA
- a CDS encoding NADH-quinone oxidoreductase subunit A, translated as MLAEYLPTLLFLIVATGIGVALMLVGRFLAPRRPDLKKLSPYECGFEAFEDARMKFDVRYYLIAIQFIVFDLEIIFIVPWTQVFMDLGARSLVTMGLFVGMLFLGFIYVWKKGALEWE; from the coding sequence GTGCTGGCCGAATATTTGCCGACCCTGCTGTTTCTGATCGTGGCCACCGGAATCGGCGTCGCGCTGATGCTGGTGGGACGGTTCCTCGCTCCCCGGCGCCCGGACCTGAAGAAGCTCTCGCCCTACGAGTGCGGCTTCGAGGCGTTCGAAGACGCGCGCATGAAGTTCGACGTGCGCTACTACCTGATCGCGATCCAGTTCATCGTCTTCGATCTGGAAATCATCTTCATCGTGCCGTGGACGCAGGTGTTCATGGACCTGGGCGCTCGCTCCCTGGTCACCATGGGCCTGTTCGTCGGCATGCTGTTCCTCGGTTTTATCTACGTGTGGAAGAAGGGAGCGCTGGAATGGGAGTGA
- a CDS encoding NADH-quinone oxidoreductase subunit B, translated as MGVIQTLDRLMTNPIPEGRVDDILRPEGENPLLEKGYVTTSVDALLNWARTGSMWPMTFGLACCAVEMMHAGAARLDLDRYGVVFRPSPRQSDVMIVAGTLVNKMAPALRKVYDQMPDPKWVISMGSCANGGGYYHYSYSVVRGCDRIVPVDIYVPGCPPTAEALVYGILQLQKKIWRTQTIAR; from the coding sequence ATGGGAGTGATTCAGACCCTGGATCGCCTGATGACCAACCCGATCCCGGAAGGGCGGGTCGACGACATCCTGCGTCCCGAAGGCGAGAACCCGTTGCTCGAGAAGGGCTACGTGACCACCAGCGTCGATGCGCTGCTGAACTGGGCACGCACCGGCTCGATGTGGCCGATGACCTTCGGCCTGGCCTGCTGCGCGGTCGAGATGATGCACGCCGGCGCCGCGCGCCTGGACCTGGACCGCTACGGCGTGGTGTTCCGTCCGTCGCCGCGCCAGTCCGACGTGATGATCGTCGCCGGCACCCTGGTCAACAAGATGGCCCCGGCGCTGCGCAAGGTCTACGACCAGATGCCCGACCCGAAGTGGGTGATCTCGATGGGCAGCTGCGCCAACGGCGGCGGCTACTACCACTATTCGTACTCGGTGGTGCGCGGTTGCGACCGCATCGTGCCGGTGGACATCTACGTCCCGGGCTGCCCGCCGACCGCCGAAGCGCTGGTCTACGGCATCTTGCAGCTGCAGAAGAAGATCTGGCGAACCCAGACCATCGCGCGCTGA
- a CDS encoding NADH-quinone oxidoreductase subunit C, producing the protein MAEQASSFSDRLGARFPGSQVFVVLPRGEVTLEVPADAWHATCLALRDEFGFEQLSDLCGVDYLGYGSDEWDTADVSSQGFSRGVEGKGMGRFGWGEFPSGETAGDIQPLPVPLQRYAVLAQLMSYRHNQRLRVRCYAPNEDLPVVASVTDIWPGANWFEREAFDLFGVVFAGHPDLRRILTDYGFVGHPFRKDFPLIGNVEVRYDEEKQRVIYEPVTSVEPRVGVPRVIRDDARYQTAAGEAQKEPAK; encoded by the coding sequence ATGGCAGAGCAAGCATCTTCCTTTAGCGACCGACTCGGCGCCCGTTTTCCCGGCAGCCAGGTGTTCGTGGTCCTCCCGCGTGGCGAAGTCACCCTGGAAGTGCCGGCCGACGCCTGGCACGCCACCTGCCTGGCGCTGCGCGACGAGTTCGGTTTCGAACAGTTGTCCGACCTGTGCGGCGTGGACTACCTGGGCTACGGCAGCGACGAGTGGGATACCGCCGACGTGTCGTCGCAAGGCTTCAGCCGTGGCGTCGAAGGCAAGGGCATGGGCCGTTTCGGTTGGGGCGAGTTCCCCAGCGGCGAGACCGCCGGCGACATCCAGCCGTTGCCGGTGCCGCTGCAGCGCTATGCGGTGCTGGCGCAGCTGATGTCCTACCGCCACAACCAGCGCCTGCGCGTGCGCTGCTATGCGCCGAACGAAGATCTGCCGGTGGTGGCCTCGGTCACCGACATCTGGCCGGGCGCGAACTGGTTCGAGCGCGAGGCGTTCGACCTGTTCGGCGTGGTCTTCGCCGGCCATCCGGACCTGCGCCGCATCCTCACCGACTACGGCTTCGTCGGCCATCCGTTCCGCAAGGACTTCCCGCTGATCGGCAACGTCGAAGTGCGCTACGACGAAGAGAAGCAGCGTGTGATCTACGAACCGGTGACCTCGGTGGAGCCGCGCGTCGGCGTGCCGCGGGTGATCCGCGACGATGCGCGCTACCAGACCGCCGCAGGCGAAGCACAGAAGGAGCCCGCCAAGTGA
- a CDS encoding NADH-quinone oxidoreductase subunit D produces the protein MSEYQQAHDGFASSPAESKQEIRNYTMNFGPQHPAAHGVLRLILEMDGETVVRADPHIGLLHRGTEKLAESKPFNQSIGYMDRLDYVSMMCNEHAYVRAIETLMGIEAPERAQYIRTLFDEITRILNHLMWVGSNGLDLGAMAVMLYAFREREELMDCYEAVSGARMHATYYRPGGVYRDLPDRMPKYKESRWHKGNALKRLNAAREGSMLDFLEDFTSTFPGRVDEYETLLTDNRIWKQRTVGIGVVTPEQAYGWGMTGAMLRGSGIEWDLRKKQPYAKYDAVDFDIPVGTNGDCYDRYLVRVAEMRESNRIIQQCVKWLRANPGPVMVENFKVAPPKRADMKDDMEALIHHFKLFSEGYCVPAGETYCAVEAPKGEFGCYLSSDGANKPFRVHLRAPGFAHLSSMDAIVRGHMLADVVAMIGTYDLVFGEVDR, from the coding sequence GTGAGCGAGTACCAGCAGGCGCACGATGGGTTCGCCAGCAGTCCTGCCGAGAGCAAGCAGGAGATCCGCAACTACACGATGAACTTCGGCCCGCAGCATCCGGCCGCGCATGGCGTGTTGCGCCTGATCCTGGAAATGGACGGCGAGACCGTGGTCCGCGCCGATCCGCATATCGGCCTGCTGCACCGTGGCACCGAGAAGCTGGCCGAGTCCAAGCCGTTCAACCAGTCGATCGGCTATATGGACCGCCTCGACTACGTGTCGATGATGTGCAACGAGCACGCCTACGTGCGCGCGATCGAGACCCTGATGGGGATCGAGGCGCCGGAGCGCGCGCAGTACATCCGCACCCTGTTCGACGAGATCACCCGCATCCTGAACCACCTGATGTGGGTCGGCTCCAACGGCCTGGACCTGGGCGCGATGGCGGTGATGCTGTACGCGTTCCGCGAGCGCGAAGAGCTGATGGACTGCTACGAAGCGGTCTCCGGCGCGCGCATGCACGCGACCTACTACCGGCCCGGCGGCGTCTACCGCGACCTGCCGGACCGCATGCCCAAGTACAAGGAATCGCGCTGGCACAAGGGCAACGCGCTGAAGCGGCTCAATGCCGCGCGCGAAGGGTCGATGCTCGACTTCCTGGAAGACTTCACCAGCACGTTTCCGGGTCGGGTCGACGAGTACGAAACCCTGCTCACCGACAACCGCATCTGGAAGCAGCGCACCGTCGGCATCGGCGTGGTCACCCCGGAGCAGGCCTATGGCTGGGGCATGACCGGCGCGATGCTGCGCGGCTCGGGCATCGAATGGGACCTGCGCAAGAAGCAGCCGTACGCCAAGTACGACGCGGTGGATTTCGACATCCCGGTCGGCACCAACGGCGACTGCTACGACCGCTACCTGGTGCGCGTGGCCGAGATGCGCGAATCCAACCGCATCATCCAGCAGTGCGTGAAGTGGCTGAGGGCCAACCCCGGGCCGGTGATGGTCGAGAACTTCAAGGTGGCGCCGCCCAAGCGCGCCGACATGAAGGACGACATGGAAGCGTTGATCCATCACTTCAAGCTGTTCAGCGAAGGCTATTGCGTGCCGGCCGGCGAGACCTACTGCGCGGTCGAAGCGCCGAAGGGCGAGTTCGGTTGCTACTTGTCTTCCGACGGCGCCAACAAACCGTTCCGCGTGCACCTGCGTGCGCCGGGCTTCGCCCATCTGTCGTCGATGGACGCGATCGTGCGCGGGCACATGCTGGCCGACGTGGTGGCGATGATCGGCACCTACGACCTGGTGTTCGGCGAGGTGGATCGATGA
- the nuoE gene encoding NADH-quinone oxidoreductase subunit NuoE, which translates to MKATGNFEAARDVDPMVVLSDKTRAHIDHWLAKFPPDRKRSAVLQGLHAAQEQNQGWLTDELIAGVAKYLELPPVWAYEVASFYSMFETEKVGRNNVAFCTNISCWLNGAEDLVAHAEKKLGCKLGQSTADGRVYLKREEECLAGCAGAPMMVINGHYHEHLTKDKVDALLDGLE; encoded by the coding sequence ATGAAAGCGACAGGTAATTTCGAAGCGGCGCGCGACGTCGATCCGATGGTGGTGCTGAGCGACAAGACGCGCGCGCACATCGATCACTGGCTGGCCAAGTTCCCGCCGGACCGCAAGCGCTCGGCCGTGCTGCAGGGCCTGCACGCCGCGCAGGAGCAGAACCAGGGCTGGCTGACCGACGAGCTGATCGCCGGCGTGGCCAAGTACCTGGAGCTGCCGCCGGTGTGGGCCTACGAGGTCGCCAGCTTCTACTCGATGTTCGAGACCGAGAAGGTCGGCCGCAACAACGTCGCCTTCTGCACCAACATCAGCTGCTGGCTCAACGGCGCCGAGGACCTGGTCGCGCATGCGGAGAAGAAGCTCGGCTGCAAGCTGGGCCAGTCCACCGCCGACGGTCGCGTCTACCTCAAGCGCGAAGAAGAATGCCTGGCCGGTTGCGCCGGCGCGCCGATGATGGTGATCAACGGCCACTATCACGAGCACTTGACCAAGGACAAGGTCGACGCGCTGCTGGACGGGTTGGAGTAA
- the nuoF gene encoding NADH-quinone oxidoreductase subunit NuoF yields MAQHPHAPTGPVGPAPLPHQVVYTTLHYDIPWSYESYLKTGGYAALRKILEEKIAPEQVIEMVKQSNLRGRGGAGFPTGLKWSFMPKGAPQKYILCNSDESEPGTCKDRDILRYNPHSVVEGMAIACYATGSTVAYNYLRGEFHHEPFEHFEQALADAYANGWLGKNVLGSGVDIDIYGALGAGAYICGEETALMESLEGKKGQPRYKPPFPANFGLYGKPSTINNTETYASVPAIIRNGPEWFLGLSKTKNGGPKIFSVSGCVQKGGNFEVPLGTTFDELLEMAGGLKPGRTLKGAVPGGVSMPVLKAEQLKGLQMDYDTLRALGTGLGSGAIVVLDDSVCCVKFACRISQFFHKESCGQCTPCREGTGWMHRVLERIVAGKATMEDLHQLRTVAGQIEGHTICAFGEAAAWPIQGFLRQFWDEFEYYIVNGHSMVDGKKLEAAAA; encoded by the coding sequence ATGGCACAGCATCCCCACGCTCCCACCGGTCCGGTCGGCCCCGCGCCGCTGCCGCACCAGGTGGTGTACACCACGCTGCACTACGACATTCCGTGGTCGTACGAGAGCTACCTGAAGACCGGTGGCTACGCCGCCCTGCGCAAGATCCTCGAAGAGAAGATCGCGCCGGAGCAGGTGATCGAGATGGTCAAGCAGTCGAACCTGCGCGGCCGCGGCGGCGCAGGCTTCCCGACCGGCCTGAAGTGGTCGTTCATGCCCAAGGGCGCGCCGCAGAAGTACATCCTGTGCAACTCGGACGAGTCCGAGCCCGGCACCTGCAAGGACCGCGACATCCTGCGCTACAACCCGCATTCGGTGGTCGAGGGCATGGCCATCGCCTGCTACGCCACCGGCAGCACGGTGGCCTACAACTACCTGCGCGGCGAGTTCCACCACGAGCCGTTCGAACATTTCGAGCAGGCCCTGGCCGATGCCTACGCCAACGGCTGGCTGGGCAAGAACGTGCTCGGCAGCGGCGTGGACATCGACATCTACGGCGCGCTCGGCGCCGGCGCCTACATCTGCGGCGAAGAGACCGCGCTGATGGAGTCGCTGGAAGGCAAGAAGGGCCAGCCGCGCTACAAGCCGCCGTTCCCGGCCAACTTCGGCCTGTACGGCAAGCCGTCGACGATCAACAACACCGAGACCTACGCCTCGGTGCCGGCGATCATCCGCAACGGCCCGGAATGGTTCCTGGGCCTGAGCAAGACCAAGAACGGCGGACCGAAGATCTTCTCGGTGTCCGGCTGCGTGCAGAAGGGCGGCAACTTCGAGGTGCCGCTGGGCACCACCTTCGACGAACTGCTGGAGATGGCCGGCGGCCTGAAGCCGGGCCGCACGCTCAAGGGCGCAGTGCCCGGCGGCGTGTCGATGCCGGTGCTCAAGGCCGAGCAGCTCAAGGGCCTGCAGATGGACTACGACACCCTGCGCGCGCTGGGCACCGGCCTGGGCTCGGGCGCCATCGTGGTGCTCGACGACAGCGTGTGCTGCGTCAAGTTCGCCTGCCGCATCTCGCAGTTCTTCCACAAGGAATCCTGCGGCCAGTGCACCCCGTGCCGCGAGGGCACCGGCTGGATGCACCGCGTGCTGGAGCGCATCGTCGCCGGCAAGGCCACGATGGAAGACCTGCACCAGCTGAGGACGGTGGCCGGCCAGATCGAAGGCCACACCATCTGCGCGTTCGGCGAAGCGGCGGCATGGCCCATCCAGGGCTTCCTGCGCCAGTTCTGGGACGAATTCGAGTACTACATCGTCAACGGTCATTCGATGGTTGACGGCAAGAAGCTGGAGGCAGCCGCCGCATGA
- the nuoG gene encoding NADH-quinone oxidoreductase subunit NuoG → MSAQPNNPGATPAVVPEGHVTVEIDGQSLVVPKGSMIIQAADKAGIPIPRFCYHEKLPIAANCRMCLVDVEKSPKPSPACATPVMDGMKVATRSEKALKYQRSVMEFLLINHPLDCPICDQGGECELQDVSLGYGRSVSRFNERKRVVPDEDIGPLVATEMTRCIQCTRCVRFTADIAGTYELGGMYRGENLQIGTYDGKPLTTELSGNVVDVCPVGALTNKVFQFRARPWELVARESVGYHDAMGSNLFLHVRRGEVLRTVPRENDAVNECWLSDRDRYSHQGLYAEDRALRPLRKIDGQWREVPWAEALAAAAEILKANRGDALGVLAHPATSNEEGALLARLADGLDSGNIDHRLHNRDFSDAALAEPFALPLAEIEQADVVVILGSNLRHELPLLHARIRKAQMQRQTKVYSINPVDFDFAFNQAGRQIVAPSRFAEALADGALREAVQGATGRTVLIVGALAENHPQAAELRAAARDFAAATGAALCRIPQGANALGLVRYGVLPRARNAAAMLAEPRSAYLLYGVEPGLDFADAAAARTALAGAKVVAFSHFACASTRDVADVILPIGALPEIEATLTNLSGSEQRTRAGGKLPGEAREGWRVLRALGGELGLGGFEFIDLAGLRAGLQPVEVAAAASAQPARQDDGLELAASPAIYRTDAVVRRAQALQQHPLNQAPSLALHPDDAARLGLAAGQVVKVGTAAGSATLPLVTDKRVAPGAAWVETGHGATAPLGAGRVTVVAA, encoded by the coding sequence ATGAGCGCGCAACCCAACAATCCTGGCGCGACCCCGGCCGTGGTGCCGGAGGGACACGTGACCGTCGAGATCGACGGCCAGTCCCTGGTGGTGCCCAAGGGCTCGATGATCATCCAGGCCGCCGACAAGGCCGGGATCCCGATCCCGCGCTTCTGCTACCACGAGAAGCTGCCGATCGCGGCCAACTGCCGCATGTGCCTGGTCGACGTGGAGAAGTCGCCGAAGCCGTCGCCCGCGTGCGCCACGCCGGTGATGGACGGCATGAAGGTCGCCACGCGCAGCGAGAAGGCGCTGAAGTACCAGCGCAGCGTGATGGAATTCCTGCTGATCAACCACCCGCTGGATTGCCCGATCTGCGATCAGGGTGGCGAGTGCGAACTGCAGGACGTATCGCTGGGCTACGGCCGCTCGGTCAGCCGCTTCAACGAGCGCAAGCGCGTGGTGCCGGACGAGGACATCGGTCCGCTGGTCGCCACCGAGATGACCCGCTGCATCCAGTGCACCCGCTGCGTGCGCTTCACCGCCGACATCGCCGGGACCTACGAACTGGGCGGCATGTACCGCGGCGAGAACCTGCAGATCGGCACCTACGACGGCAAGCCGCTGACCACCGAGCTGTCCGGCAACGTGGTCGACGTGTGCCCGGTCGGCGCGCTGACCAACAAGGTGTTCCAGTTTCGCGCCCGTCCGTGGGAGCTGGTGGCGCGTGAGTCGGTGGGCTACCACGACGCGATGGGCTCCAACCTGTTCCTGCACGTGCGCCGCGGCGAAGTGCTGCGCACCGTGCCGCGCGAGAACGACGCGGTCAACGAATGCTGGCTGTCCGACCGCGACCGCTATTCGCACCAGGGCCTGTACGCCGAGGACCGCGCGTTGCGCCCGCTGCGCAAGATCGACGGGCAGTGGCGCGAAGTGCCGTGGGCCGAGGCGCTCGCCGCCGCCGCCGAGATCCTCAAGGCCAACCGTGGCGACGCGCTCGGCGTGCTCGCGCATCCGGCCACCTCGAACGAGGAAGGGGCGCTGCTGGCGCGTCTGGCCGACGGCCTGGACAGCGGCAACATCGACCATCGCCTGCACAACCGCGACTTCTCCGACGCCGCGCTGGCCGAACCGTTCGCCCTGCCGCTGGCGGAGATCGAACAGGCCGACGTGGTGGTGATCCTGGGCAGCAACCTGCGCCACGAACTGCCGCTGCTGCACGCCCGCATCCGCAAGGCGCAGATGCAGCGCCAGACCAAGGTGTATTCGATCAACCCGGTCGATTTCGATTTCGCCTTCAACCAGGCCGGCCGCCAGATCGTGGCGCCGTCCAGGTTCGCCGAGGCCCTGGCCGATGGCGCGCTGCGCGAGGCGGTGCAGGGTGCGACGGGGCGCACGGTGCTGATCGTCGGTGCGCTGGCCGAGAACCATCCGCAGGCGGCCGAACTGCGTGCCGCCGCGCGCGACTTCGCCGCGGCCACCGGCGCGGCGCTGTGCCGCATCCCGCAAGGCGCCAACGCGCTGGGCCTGGTGCGCTACGGCGTGCTGCCGCGTGCGCGCAACGCCGCGGCGATGCTGGCCGAGCCGCGCAGCGCGTATCTGCTGTACGGCGTCGAGCCGGGCCTGGACTTCGCCGACGCCGCCGCGGCGCGCACCGCGCTGGCCGGGGCCAAGGTGGTGGCGTTCAGCCATTTCGCCTGCGCCTCCACCCGCGACGTGGCCGACGTAATCCTGCCGATCGGCGCATTGCCGGAGATCGAGGCGACGCTGACCAACCTCAGCGGCAGCGAGCAGCGCACCCGTGCCGGCGGCAAGCTGCCGGGCGAGGCCCGTGAGGGCTGGCGCGTGCTGCGCGCGCTCGGCGGCGAACTGGGCCTGGGCGGTTTCGAATTCATCGACCTGGCCGGGCTGCGCGCCGGGCTGCAGCCGGTCGAGGTCGCCGCGGCGGCGTCGGCGCAGCCGGCGCGGCAGGACGACGGTCTGGAACTGGCGGCGAGCCCGGCGATCTACCGCACCGATGCGGTGGTGCGGCGCGCCCAAGCGCTGCAGCAGCATCCGCTGAACCAGGCGCCGAGCCTGGCGCTGCACCCGGACGACGCCGCCCGGCTCGGCCTGGCCGCAGGGCAGGTGGTCAAGGTCGGTACCGCGGCGGGCAGCGCGACGCTGCCGCTGGTGACGGACAAGCGGGTCGCGCCGGGCGCGGCCTGGGTTGAAACGGGCCACGGCGCGACCGCGCCGCTGGGTGCCGGTCGGGTGACGGTGGTGGCTGCATGA
- the nuoH gene encoding NADH-quinone oxidoreductase subunit NuoH, with product MNEMLLNVVDPLHQWFVGLGAIGVILWIVLKILLIAMPVIISVAFYVVWERKLIGWMHVRHGPMYVGMGIFQAFADVFKLLFKEIIQPSSSHKAMFVIAPLITLAPAFAAWAVVPFDAKLVLSNANAGLLYLLAMTSLGVYGIILAGWASNSKYAFLGAMRSAAQVVSYEIAMGFALVGVMIAAGSLNLSTIVAAQAGNSGFFDWFLVPLFPLFIVYWVSGVAETNRAPFDVVEGESEIVAGHMVEYSGGAFALFFLAEYASMILVSFLVSIFFLGGWLSPIQGWVTADISPWVNWIWTGGWPWLLMKVLFFASAYIWFRASFPRYRYDQIMRLGWKVFIPLTIVWIAVTALMVFYGVIQKGV from the coding sequence ATGAACGAGATGCTGTTGAACGTGGTCGACCCGCTGCACCAGTGGTTCGTCGGCCTGGGCGCGATCGGCGTGATCCTGTGGATCGTGCTGAAGATCCTGCTGATCGCCATGCCGGTGATCATCTCGGTGGCGTTCTACGTGGTCTGGGAGCGCAAGCTGATCGGCTGGATGCACGTGCGCCACGGGCCGATGTACGTGGGCATGGGCATCTTCCAGGCCTTCGCCGATGTGTTCAAGCTGCTGTTCAAGGAGATCATCCAGCCCAGCAGCTCGCACAAGGCGATGTTCGTGATCGCGCCGCTGATCACCCTGGCGCCGGCGTTCGCGGCCTGGGCGGTGGTGCCGTTCGACGCCAAGCTGGTGCTGTCCAACGCCAATGCCGGCCTGCTGTACCTGCTGGCGATGACCTCGCTGGGCGTGTACGGCATCATCCTGGCCGGCTGGGCGTCCAACTCCAAGTACGCGTTCCTGGGCGCGATGCGCTCGGCCGCGCAGGTGGTCAGCTACGAGATCGCGATGGGCTTCGCCCTGGTCGGGGTGATGATCGCCGCCGGCAGCCTCAACCTGAGCACGATCGTGGCCGCGCAGGCCGGCAACTCCGGCTTCTTCGACTGGTTCCTGGTGCCGCTGTTCCCGCTGTTCATCGTGTACTGGGTGTCCGGCGTGGCCGAGACCAACCGCGCGCCGTTCGACGTGGTCGAGGGCGAGTCGGAAATCGTCGCCGGGCACATGGTCGAGTATTCCGGCGGCGCGTTCGCGCTGTTCTTCCTGGCCGAATACGCCAGCATGATCCTGGTCAGCTTCCTGGTCTCGATCTTCTTCCTGGGCGGCTGGCTGAGCCCGATCCAAGGCTGGGTCACGGCGGACATCTCGCCGTGGGTCAACTGGATCTGGACCGGCGGCTGGCCGTGGCTGCTGATGAAGGTGTTGTTCTTCGCCAGCGCCTACATCTGGTTCCGCGCCAGCTTCCCGCGCTACCGCTACGACCAGATCATGCGGCTGGGCTGGAAGGTGTTCATCCCGCTGACGATCGTGTGGATCGCGGTGACGGCATTGATGGTGTTCTACGGCGTGATCCAGAAGGGCGTGTAA